In one window of Reinekea forsetii DNA:
- a CDS encoding ABC transporter substrate-binding protein, with the protein MFKKTLLALALGGTIVSAAQAGEVEVLHWWTSGGEAKSIAVLKEMVQDAGHTWVDSAIAGGGGDSAMTVLRSRAVSGNPPGSAQIKGPAIQEWGDLGFLADLTDVAKANNWDGVLPPVVSDVMKHNGVYVAAPVNVHRVNWMWANKKVFDDNGLTPPTSMKELWAVSAKLEKAGIIPIAHGGQPWQDLTTFEDIVLSVGGADFFNKAFVNLDMAAIQSKTMIESFEEFRKVKAYTDKGAPGRDWNVATSMVIKGEAAMQFMGDWAKGEFSAAGKVPGKDYYCLPFPGTEGEYTFNIDSLVMFEQRDAENQKAQMKMAELVLSPKFQDVFNMNKGSIPVRLDQDMSGFDSCAQASMDTFKATSKSGKGLVPSMAHGMATYPAVSGAMGDVVTNFFNSDMSADDAVVKLANAIKASM; encoded by the coding sequence ATGTTTAAAAAGACACTACTAGCGTTAGCCTTAGGTGGCACTATCGTATCGGCAGCTCAGGCTGGCGAAGTTGAAGTTCTGCATTGGTGGACTTCCGGTGGCGAAGCAAAATCAATAGCCGTTTTGAAAGAAATGGTCCAAGACGCAGGTCATACCTGGGTTGACTCCGCCATCGCCGGTGGCGGTGGTGATAGCGCAATGACCGTATTGCGTTCGCGTGCCGTGTCGGGCAATCCTCCGGGTTCCGCTCAAATCAAGGGTCCTGCCATTCAAGAATGGGGCGATCTGGGCTTTCTGGCCGATTTGACTGACGTTGCCAAAGCCAACAACTGGGATGGTGTGTTGCCGCCAGTCGTTTCTGACGTTATGAAGCACAACGGTGTTTACGTTGCCGCGCCTGTGAACGTTCACCGTGTGAACTGGATGTGGGCCAACAAAAAAGTCTTTGATGACAATGGCCTGACACCGCCAACCAGCATGAAAGAATTATGGGCTGTATCCGCCAAGCTTGAAAAAGCCGGCATTATCCCAATCGCTCATGGTGGTCAGCCATGGCAGGATTTAACGACCTTTGAAGACATTGTCTTATCTGTTGGTGGTGCTGATTTCTTTAACAAAGCATTCGTAAACTTGGATATGGCCGCCATTCAAAGCAAGACCATGATTGAGTCGTTTGAAGAGTTCCGTAAGGTTAAAGCCTATACCGACAAAGGCGCGCCAGGACGTGATTGGAACGTGGCCACCAGTATGGTAATCAAGGGCGAGGCCGCCATGCAGTTTATGGGCGACTGGGCTAAGGGTGAATTCTCTGCAGCCGGCAAGGTCCCAGGCAAAGATTACTACTGCTTGCCATTCCCAGGTACTGAGGGTGAATACACCTTCAACATCGACTCGTTGGTGATGTTTGAGCAACGTGATGCCGAAAACCAAAAAGCGCAAATGAAAATGGCTGAATTGGTTCTGTCACCTAAGTTCCAAGACGTTTTCAACATGAACAAGGGTTCTATCCCAGTTCGTCTTGATCAAGACATGAGCGGATTCGACAGCTGTGCGCAGGCATCTATGGATACCTTCAAAGCAACGTCTAAATCTGGCAAAGGTCTGGTCCCGTCTATGGCCCACGGTATGGCAACCTACCCAGCGGTTTCCGGTGCAATGGGTGACGTCGTGACTAACTTCTTCAACTCAGACATGAGCGCTGATGACGCAGTTGTTAAGTTGGCTAATGCCATCAAAGCAAGCATGTAA
- a CDS encoding carbohydrate ABC transporter permease — MNKVKDARYKDITARSILYAVLVIVALYYLAPLFLMILTSFRSMDEIRVGQLIEWPKSFSFDAWHAAWNQVQIGARDELGLQPYFMNSIRMVIPSVLLSTLFGALNGYVISFWKFRGSELFFALLLAGCFLPFQAILLPHSIVLGKMGLSGSTTGLVFTHVVYGVAFTTLFFRNYYVNLPGELIKAAKLDGAGFWMIFYRIILPISTPILVVSIIWQFTQIWNDFLFGVVFSDPSSQPITVGLNNMVNSTTGDKRYNIDMAGAIIAALPTIFVYVVAGKYFVRGLTAGSVKG; from the coding sequence ATGAATAAAGTAAAAGACGCCCGTTATAAAGATATTACCGCACGCAGTATTCTCTATGCCGTGCTGGTTATCGTCGCCCTTTATTATTTGGCCCCGCTGTTCTTGATGATCCTAACGTCGTTTCGCAGCATGGACGAAATCCGGGTCGGCCAACTGATCGAATGGCCCAAGAGTTTCTCCTTTGACGCCTGGCATGCGGCTTGGAATCAGGTGCAGATCGGTGCGCGCGATGAATTGGGTTTGCAGCCCTATTTTATGAATTCGATCCGCATGGTGATCCCATCGGTGTTGTTGTCGACGCTCTTTGGTGCCCTAAACGGCTATGTGATCAGCTTCTGGAAATTTCGCGGCAGTGAATTGTTTTTTGCCCTGTTGCTGGCCGGGTGCTTCTTGCCGTTCCAGGCCATTCTGTTACCGCACTCGATTGTCCTGGGTAAAATGGGCTTAAGCGGCTCTACCACCGGCCTGGTGTTTACCCACGTTGTATACGGGGTCGCCTTTACAACCCTGTTTTTTCGCAACTACTACGTCAACTTACCGGGTGAGCTTATTAAGGCCGCCAAGCTTGATGGTGCCGGTTTTTGGATGATTTTTTATCGGATTATCTTGCCTATTTCAACACCCATCTTGGTGGTGTCGATTATTTGGCAATTCACCCAAATCTGGAACGACTTCCTCTTTGGCGTGGTTTTTTCCGATCCCAGTTCGCAACCCATTACCGTGGGCTTAAACAATATGGTCAACTCAACCACAGGTGACAAACGTTACAATATCGATATGGCGGGTGCCATCATCGCTGCCTTGCCGACCATCTTTGTCTATGTTGTTGCTGGTAAATATTTTGTTCGCGGCCTCACCGCCGGTTCAGTGAAAGGTTAA
- a CDS encoding GAF domain-containing protein encodes MAEELLTNTGADRRSRYQQLLAQLQALTAGEPNRVANLANVAAALRQTFGFFWVGFYLVDGDELVLGPFQGDIACTRIGLGRGVCGVAWQTGEAQWVPDVDAFPGHIACSSASRSEVVVPLIKDRVVIGVLDVDSDRLDDFSQSDVEGLTALCAWLVTLL; translated from the coding sequence ATGGCTGAAGAACTGCTCACCAACACCGGCGCCGATCGGCGCAGCCGTTATCAGCAATTGCTGGCGCAGCTGCAAGCCTTGACGGCGGGCGAGCCCAATAGGGTCGCTAATCTGGCCAATGTTGCGGCCGCGTTACGCCAGACCTTTGGTTTTTTCTGGGTCGGCTTCTATCTGGTCGATGGCGATGAATTGGTCTTGGGGCCGTTCCAAGGCGACATCGCTTGTACCCGAATTGGCCTTGGTCGGGGGGTCTGCGGCGTTGCCTGGCAAACCGGCGAGGCCCAGTGGGTACCGGATGTCGATGCCTTTCCCGGCCATATTGCCTGCAGCAGTGCGTCGCGCTCCGAAGTGGTCGTGCCGCTGATTAAAGATCGGGTTGTGATCGGCGTATTGGATGTCGACAGCGACCGCTTGGACGACTTTAGCCAGAGCGATGTGGAGGGTTTGACCGCGCTCTGTGCTTGGCTGGTGACTTTGTTGTAA
- a CDS encoding ABC transporter ATP-binding protein — MAGLTIQNVQKSFGQTHILKGINLVIPDGEFVILVGPSGCGKSTLLNCIAGLEEVSSGEILMGDIDMTYAAPKDRDIAMVFQSYALYPNMNVRKNISFGLEIRKMPKVEIEEIVQKVAKLLQITDLLERKPSQLSGGQRQRVAMGRSLARQPQVFLFDEPLSNLDAKLRVEMRTEIKKLHHRLGTTIVYVTHDQIEAMTLADRIAIMKGGEVQQFGTPQEVYDEPANIFVAGFMGSPSMNFIRCEVGQEGEQCHVVVTSEGHRYKLPSPPSQANLAKYVGKEVILGIRPEQLTHVMPHVESNAFVTKVAIKVEVTEPTGADTLVLTRINDEECECRVHPAEAKRPGEMMDVLFNMEKAVFFDSVTEARIL; from the coding sequence ATGGCTGGTTTAACGATTCAAAATGTCCAAAAAAGCTTTGGTCAGACTCACATTCTTAAAGGCATTAACCTTGTTATCCCGGATGGCGAGTTTGTCATCCTAGTAGGACCATCCGGTTGCGGTAAGTCGACCTTACTCAACTGTATCGCTGGACTGGAAGAAGTCAGCAGCGGTGAAATCTTGATGGGCGACATCGACATGACCTATGCCGCCCCGAAAGATCGTGATATTGCTATGGTGTTTCAAAGCTACGCGCTCTACCCGAATATGAACGTGCGCAAAAACATCTCCTTCGGTCTTGAAATTCGTAAGATGCCCAAAGTCGAGATTGAAGAGATCGTGCAGAAGGTTGCCAAGTTGTTGCAGATTACCGATTTGCTCGAACGGAAGCCGTCCCAGCTCTCCGGCGGTCAGCGCCAGCGTGTTGCGATGGGTCGGTCTTTGGCTCGTCAACCTCAGGTGTTCCTATTCGACGAACCGCTGTCGAACCTGGATGCCAAATTGCGCGTCGAGATGCGCACCGAGATTAAGAAGCTGCACCACCGTTTAGGTACCACCATTGTGTACGTGACCCACGATCAGATTGAGGCGATGACACTGGCCGACCGTATCGCCATTATGAAAGGTGGCGAGGTGCAACAGTTCGGTACGCCGCAAGAAGTGTATGACGAACCGGCCAATATCTTTGTCGCCGGCTTTATGGGTTCGCCCTCCATGAACTTTATCCGCTGTGAAGTGGGTCAAGAGGGCGAGCAGTGTCATGTTGTGGTCACTTCCGAAGGTCACCGCTACAAGTTGCCATCGCCACCGTCGCAGGCCAACTTGGCCAAGTACGTCGGCAAAGAAGTTATCCTGGGTATTCGCCCAGAGCAGCTGACCCATGTTATGCCGCACGTTGAGAGCAATGCCTTCGTCACCAAGGTGGCGATAAAGGTCGAGGTAACCGAACCCACCGGCGCCGATACCCTAGTGCTCACTCGAATCAATGACGAAGAATGCGAATGCCGTGTCCACCCAGCAGAGGCCAAGCGTCCCGGCGAAATGATGGATGTTTTGTTTAATATGGAGAAGGCGGTCTTCTTTGACTCGGTCACCGAAGCCCGAATTCTGTAA
- a CDS encoding carbohydrate ABC transporter permease, with translation MSQSKRPKGIDYWLPKLVLSPTVAVTIVFIYGFIIWTTILSFTKSRMLPSYDFAGFSQYVKLFQNERWMVALTNLALFGILFIAICMIVGLVFAILLDQNIRAEGALRTIYLYPMALSFIVTGTIWKWILNPSVGIEKFMRDAGWETFSFDWIVDSDMAIYTVVIAGVWQSSGFVMAIFLAGLRGIDTSIIKAAQLDGANLFSVYTRIIIPSMRPVFFSAFIMLSHIAIKSFDLVMALTGGGPGTATDVPAIFMYQISFQRSQLGVGAASAVIMLMGVAAILIPYLYSELRTKEQ, from the coding sequence ATGTCTCAATCCAAACGACCCAAAGGCATAGATTATTGGCTGCCCAAGCTGGTGCTCTCGCCCACCGTAGCGGTAACCATAGTCTTTATTTATGGCTTTATTATCTGGACAACCATACTGTCCTTCACCAAGTCGCGTATGTTACCGAGCTATGACTTTGCCGGTTTCTCACAATACGTCAAATTATTTCAAAACGAACGATGGATGGTTGCACTGACCAACCTAGCCTTGTTCGGAATTCTCTTTATCGCTATCTGTATGATAGTCGGTTTGGTCTTTGCCATCCTGCTCGATCAAAATATTCGTGCTGAGGGTGCCCTACGCACCATCTACCTATACCCCATGGCATTGTCCTTTATTGTCACCGGTACCATCTGGAAGTGGATTTTAAACCCTTCGGTGGGCATCGAAAAATTTATGCGCGATGCGGGGTGGGAAACGTTCAGCTTCGACTGGATAGTCGACTCAGATATGGCCATCTACACCGTGGTGATAGCCGGTGTCTGGCAGTCCAGTGGTTTCGTTATGGCGATTTTCTTGGCCGGCCTGCGCGGCATCGATACCTCTATTATCAAAGCCGCCCAACTCGACGGCGCGAACCTCTTTTCGGTCTATACCCGGATTATTATTCCGTCCATGCGGCCGGTATTTTTCTCAGCTTTTATTATGTTGTCCCATATCGCGATAAAGAGTTTTGACCTGGTAATGGCCCTAACGGGCGGTGGACCCGGTACCGCGACGGATGTGCCGGCGATCTTTATGTACCAAATATCCTTTCAACGCTCCCAGCTCGGGGTGGGTGCCGCATCGGCGGTCATTATGTTGATGGGCGTGGCGGCCATACTGATTCCGTACCTGTACTCTGAGTTAAGGACGAAAGAACAATGA
- a CDS encoding diguanylate cyclase domain-containing protein, protein MNQEGIQRELEAALLCVRANPAKAYSLGQKALVRAQRNGWIGALALANLLLGWACCLQNRSDPAVEAFYRAISLFADAKDSEHLAHGYYGLGTVYGRIGEYSLAIAQYHKALSWIVRYELPAPWSVAIRIALTRALMNLGYWSDAEQELLKLQSLFDLANDDSVEIQLLVLRLAFYRGEHSQVRSQLQGCRETILALGGHFPALTLDYYQARYTAKYKRFKTGESQLSALWEDADRDNVDSYFLAFEASLDFLQSDQPKRGIHWLNLLVAEAPAPLSLKRQIHSTLANFYVSHRSHALASSHFQAAEKMAKQMRDSEVNLQWARFQAEAMHQSLRSQVAQTTKNNQILAESNALLQAVNRIAMAVNAALDPNALARRLREQLVGWIDAEVIGIAEVEHEQLVFDCLLDADQCLPPSSLLLTEDCSWSVRAVQQGRILFHNDRVQGEALVPAESPVPVRSASFTPLKCENRVIGLLSLQSRRANVFDARALSLLEYIAPVIGIALANLLNVRGRHELRGALTKQQQELDDVRKLIAHLADHDDLTGLPNRTSLPEHFTRWRRAGAFSCLLLRITNLDAVNNSTGYGMDEEILKVIGQRLRNRVRPDDLLMRVSHDQFLLFVQLMNSLSTLRDFAGQLRQMIEQPLRARDQTVAAEGQIGVVQCPDHGETLEELMSMAGLALGHSVHDDTGVFCVE, encoded by the coding sequence ATGAACCAAGAGGGTATTCAACGCGAGCTCGAAGCGGCACTTCTGTGCGTAAGAGCCAACCCGGCCAAGGCGTATTCTCTGGGCCAAAAGGCCTTGGTGCGGGCGCAACGCAACGGCTGGATTGGTGCCCTGGCCTTGGCCAATCTGCTCTTGGGCTGGGCCTGTTGCCTACAAAACAGGAGCGACCCAGCGGTTGAGGCCTTTTATCGAGCCATCAGTCTCTTTGCGGATGCCAAGGATTCCGAGCACCTAGCCCATGGCTATTACGGTTTGGGCACGGTCTATGGCCGCATCGGGGAATACTCGCTGGCTATTGCGCAATATCATAAGGCCCTATCTTGGATCGTGCGTTATGAATTGCCCGCGCCCTGGTCGGTGGCTATCCGCATTGCGCTGACCCGCGCCCTTATGAACCTAGGTTATTGGTCTGACGCGGAACAGGAACTGCTCAAGCTGCAGAGCCTGTTTGATCTGGCGAACGACGACAGTGTTGAAATTCAACTGCTGGTGTTGCGCTTGGCATTTTATCGCGGTGAGCATAGCCAGGTGCGCTCTCAACTGCAGGGTTGCCGAGAAACGATTTTGGCGCTAGGCGGCCATTTCCCCGCCTTAACACTGGATTACTATCAAGCGCGCTATACCGCCAAATATAAGCGCTTTAAGACCGGCGAAAGCCAGCTTAGCGCCCTCTGGGAAGATGCTGACCGTGACAATGTCGACAGCTATTTTTTAGCCTTCGAGGCGAGCTTGGATTTTTTGCAGTCCGACCAACCCAAGCGCGGTATCCATTGGTTAAACCTATTGGTAGCGGAAGCCCCGGCACCCTTGTCGCTCAAACGTCAGATTCATTCCACCCTGGCCAATTTTTATGTTAGCCACCGTAGCCACGCTTTAGCGTCGAGCCATTTCCAAGCGGCCGAAAAAATGGCCAAACAGATGCGCGACAGTGAAGTTAACTTGCAGTGGGCACGCTTCCAGGCCGAAGCGATGCACCAGTCATTGCGCAGTCAGGTGGCGCAAACCACCAAAAATAATCAAATCTTGGCCGAAAGCAACGCCCTGCTGCAGGCGGTGAATCGTATTGCCATGGCGGTCAATGCCGCGCTCGACCCAAATGCCTTAGCGCGCCGTCTGCGCGAACAGTTGGTGGGTTGGATCGATGCCGAGGTGATCGGCATTGCCGAGGTTGAGCACGAGCAACTGGTATTCGACTGCTTACTGGACGCAGATCAATGTCTGCCCCCGAGCAGCTTATTGCTGACCGAGGACTGCTCTTGGTCGGTCCGGGCCGTGCAGCAAGGCCGGATCCTGTTTCACAATGACCGAGTCCAGGGCGAAGCACTAGTGCCCGCCGAGTCACCGGTCCCAGTTCGGTCGGCGTCCTTTACGCCGCTAAAATGCGAAAACCGGGTGATCGGCCTGCTCAGCCTACAATCTCGCCGAGCCAATGTCTTCGACGCCCGAGCGCTCAGCCTACTGGAGTATATTGCCCCGGTCATCGGTATCGCCTTGGCCAATCTGTTAAATGTGCGCGGTCGGCATGAGCTGCGCGGGGCCTTGACTAAGCAGCAGCAAGAGCTCGATGATGTTCGCAAGCTAATTGCGCATCTGGCCGACCACGATGATCTCACCGGGTTGCCTAATCGAACCAGCTTGCCGGAGCACTTTACGCGTTGGCGTCGCGCTGGCGCCTTCAGCTGCCTGCTGTTACGCATTACCAATCTCGACGCGGTGAACAACAGCACCGGCTATGGCATGGATGAGGAAATATTGAAGGTGATCGGTCAGCGCTTGCGCAATCGGGTTCGGCCCGACGATCTGCTTATGCGGGTCAGCCACGATCAGTTTCTGCTTTTCGTACAGCTGATGAATTCATTGTCGACGCTGCGCGATTTTGCCGGCCAATTGCGGCAAATGATCGAACAGCCCTTGCGTGCTCGGGATCAGACGGTAGCGGCGGAAGGGCAGATCGGTGTGGTGCAGTGCCCCGATCATGGCGAAACGCTCGAGGAGTTGATGTCGATGGCCGGCCTTGCCCTAGGTCATTCGGTACACGACGACACCGGTGTGTTCTGCGTGGAGTGA